CCTGACATGACAGCTCCGATCAGTCCGCTCGTTAATATTAATACGTCCGCTGCGGCTAATGATCCAAATTTCACAATAAGATTTGGAAAAGATTCTAACGGTGTCCGCACGAAATCAATCAGCTTTTGATCATTAATAATGAATGCGCATACAATTGGATAGATAAGAGCCATAATCCACGACATTCTGAGCAGCATATTTAGTAAAAAGCCAATTCCAAAAAATAACACAAAAAATAAAACGACTGAAATCAGTACAACCGGTAAACTAATCACTTTTCTTCTCCCTCCCCACGTTAAGTGTACACAGAAGGCATAATGGGAGTCAATGTACTGTGATTAATGAATTTCACCGGTGCCCTTGCAATGATTACACGTTTCAGATCCGCCAAGCAGGAGCTGAAAATATCCGTTCCCAGAACAGTAAATACATGGTTTTGATTCAGACTTTGAATTTGATTTCATAATTACTCCTCTTATTAGAATTTTCTGATAATATATCATACTCTCGCTTTCTGAACAAAGTTAGAAAATGTAACATTAAATCTCATGAGAGCGCAAACATATATGATTTTCTCCTTCGTTCTTATATTTTCTTAGATTTTTGTGATTTTGTGATGCTGGTTATTGTTATAATATCTTTTCTATTTCAGCACAGATTTTTCAAGACTCTTGCCTCAAGCGAAGAAATTAAGGTTTACTTAAATAAAAAAAGCCTGCGGAAATGCAGACTTTTTTAGAAAAATTTAAATTTCCCTTTTTTAAGAACAAGCCCTGGACCGCCAACTAAAAATAGCGACCGGTTGTCGATGACTTTTTTCATAATAGAAGCTTTTGTCCCTGTTAAATTCTTGCCGTAGACAACACCAACTGCATTGTGTTCGCCTAACGATGCAACGGTTCCCTTAATATCCGGCGTAAATTCCTCCAGATTGTC
This window of the Bacillus gobiensis genome carries:
- a CDS encoding YuiB family protein → MISLPVVLISVVLFFVLFFGIGFLLNMLLRMSWIMALIYPIVCAFIINDQKLIDFVRTPLESFPNLIVKFGSLAAADVLILTSGLIGAVMSGIAIKSLRKRGYQMF
- a CDS encoding YuiA family protein, with the translated sequence MKSNSKSESKPCIYCSGNGYFQLLLGGSETCNHCKGTGEIH